A window from Alkalicoccobacillus plakortidis encodes these proteins:
- a CDS encoding PTS sugar transporter translates to MKRVVIIASSGGNLYSLGGSQPDRLIRELAIQAVAANIEIKGIQFIATEQSMDSVKLTSRATLFGWNEQSQELEQIYSGSLEEVNREAAQLDQLHADLIAAGEIDGLIAMSADPNGANQKTVDAAAKAKIPVVGTGGTSMAEIGSMGAAIIAQSGTTGTSNKTRAIGFMTALSKHWGIKYRPRLNTTESDGRSKVKKVNLRGIMTSSLPAFIALAIVLALSKIPGLEALGGVFDLLIGALPVVVAVVAARQIADLDEVSIVAGIVAGLLSVDGGIIGGLLAGIGAGYLVPYLFTKCLRLNFPATTVNIVAGGFGGLIPGLVVFFVLGPIALQVGDWIRLAIDTTISFNPILAGIVAGLLIWPAIIGGIYHAAILPIVLLEMENTGNSFLGAIDMVGLVMVAAGINLANIIFPRRRGEAAAAGPSFGINMIFGTFVESAYPFMFASRLVFIGALISAGIGGAVVGIFNLRGTAYVPSFAAPGLSDHVAGFILAMLASLVSAFVFTVVANKMSKST, encoded by the coding sequence ATGAAACGAGTAGTCATCATTGCTAGTAGTGGAGGAAATCTATATAGTCTTGGAGGCAGTCAGCCTGATCGTTTAATTCGGGAGCTAGCCATCCAGGCTGTTGCAGCGAATATAGAAATTAAAGGCATTCAATTTATCGCAACAGAGCAATCAATGGATTCAGTCAAACTAACCTCAAGAGCAACGCTATTCGGGTGGAATGAGCAATCACAAGAGTTAGAGCAAATCTATTCAGGGTCATTAGAAGAAGTGAATCGCGAAGCCGCTCAGCTAGATCAGTTGCATGCAGACTTGATTGCAGCCGGAGAAATTGATGGACTCATTGCTATGAGTGCCGACCCAAATGGAGCAAATCAAAAAACGGTGGACGCCGCGGCAAAAGCAAAGATCCCCGTTGTTGGAACAGGTGGTACATCCATGGCAGAGATTGGTTCAATGGGTGCTGCGATTATTGCTCAATCTGGAACAACCGGAACGTCAAACAAAACACGTGCTATCGGGTTTATGACCGCGCTGTCTAAGCATTGGGGCATCAAATATCGACCAAGGCTTAACACCACTGAGTCAGACGGCCGTTCGAAAGTGAAAAAAGTAAATTTACGAGGCATCATGACCTCCTCACTCCCGGCTTTTATAGCTCTTGCCATTGTCTTGGCATTAAGTAAAATCCCTGGACTCGAGGCGCTCGGTGGTGTTTTTGATCTTTTAATCGGTGCCTTACCAGTTGTTGTAGCTGTTGTGGCTGCAAGACAAATTGCGGACTTAGACGAAGTATCAATCGTAGCGGGTATTGTAGCCGGTCTGCTTTCGGTAGACGGGGGAATAATTGGTGGACTACTTGCCGGGATAGGTGCAGGTTATCTCGTTCCTTATCTATTTACAAAATGCTTAAGACTAAATTTTCCGGCAACAACCGTAAATATAGTAGCCGGTGGTTTTGGTGGCTTGATTCCTGGTTTAGTTGTTTTCTTTGTTTTAGGACCAATTGCGCTTCAGGTAGGAGATTGGATTCGTTTAGCGATCGATACAACCATCTCATTTAATCCGATTCTCGCGGGTATTGTAGCCGGTCTACTAATCTGGCCGGCAATCATTGGTGGGATCTATCACGCGGCTATTTTACCAATTGTATTGCTCGAGATGGAGAACACGGGCAATAGCTTTCTCGGTGCAATAGATATGGTAGGGCTTGTGATGGTTGCAGCGGGTATTAACCTAGCTAATATAATTTTTCCGAGAAGACGCGGAGAGGCAGCAGCAGCTGGTCCATCCTTTGGTATTAATATGATTTTTGGTACATTTGTTGAGTCAGCATATCCATTTATGTTTGCTAGCAGACTTGTTTTTATTGGAGCACTTATATCTGCCGGAATAGGTGGAGCAGTGGTAGGAATCTTTAACCTGAGGGGAACAGCCTACGTACCATCCTTTGCAGCACCTGGCCTCTCAGATCATGTGGCAGGCTTCATCCTAGCTATGCTAGCTTCACTTGTGAGTGCTTTTGTATTTACCGTCGTTGCAAATAAAATGAGCAAGTCAACATAA
- a CDS encoding alpha/beta fold hydrolase: MGFKIPVESGVGLYVEDIGPSDGQPILFIHGWPLNHECFEYQYNQLPKLGYRCIGVDLRGFGKSDKPWFGYTYDQLSDDIRVVIDTLGLNNVTLAGHSMGGAIAIRYMARHQEHHIARLALLAAAAPSFTKGPNYPYGMTKAEVDDLIQQTYTDRPALLGTFADLFFEKPISDPFKQWFINIGLTAAGYSTAYTAVSLRDEKLWEDLASIQVPTGIFHGKQDKVCPFEFGEILHAMIYSSSFYVYEDSGHGLFYCDQDQFNYDLSSFIEKS, encoded by the coding sequence GTGGGATTCAAAATTCCTGTTGAATCAGGCGTTGGTCTGTACGTTGAGGATATTGGACCAAGTGATGGCCAACCGATTCTTTTTATTCACGGTTGGCCACTTAATCATGAGTGCTTTGAATATCAATACAATCAACTCCCTAAGCTAGGTTATCGCTGTATCGGAGTAGACCTGCGAGGTTTTGGTAAGTCTGATAAGCCATGGTTTGGTTACACCTACGATCAGCTTTCAGACGACATTCGTGTGGTTATTGATACATTAGGACTAAACAATGTTACTCTAGCTGGTCATTCAATGGGTGGAGCCATCGCAATCCGTTATATGGCAAGACATCAAGAGCATCACATTGCACGTTTAGCTTTACTCGCTGCTGCTGCACCAAGTTTCACAAAAGGACCTAATTATCCATACGGCATGACTAAGGCCGAAGTGGATGATCTCATTCAGCAAACGTATACGGATCGTCCAGCTTTATTAGGAACATTTGCTGATTTATTTTTTGAAAAACCCATTTCAGACCCATTTAAACAATGGTTTATTAATATTGGTTTAACTGCCGCTGGTTACTCTACTGCCTATACGGCTGTTTCTTTGCGAGACGAGAAATTGTGGGAAGACCTTGCAAGCATACAGGTTCCCACAGGGATTTTTCACGGAAAGCAGGATAAAGTTTGTCCTTTTGAATTTGGAGAGATTTTACATGCTATGATTTACAGTTCCTCGTTCTATGTATATGAAGATAGCGGTCATGGCTTGTTTTATTGTGATCAGGATCAATTCAATTATGATCTATCTTCTTTTATTGAAAAAAGCTAA
- a CDS encoding metal ABC transporter solute-binding protein, Zn/Mn family, translating into MKRYYTVTGGALLSSVLLLGACESNNKPTATTDTDDTINVVATIAQIADPLEVIGGEHISVKALMGPGVDPHLYEATQSDIGMLQEADLIFYSGLHLEANMMDVFSNTSVPALAVAEAIPSADLLEDEEEEGAIDPHVWFDPELWTIALDAAVEELKSYAPEHADEFEQNKVAYFAELETLHQESKDTLATIPAEQRVLVTAHDAFQYFGRANDLEVVALQGLSTESEIGLSDVQSTIDIIIEKEVPAVFIETSINDSSIRSVIDGASNAGVEVELGGELYSDAMGEAGTETGTYIGMYQHNVSTILEALSAE; encoded by the coding sequence ATGAAAAGATATTACACAGTAACAGGCGGCGCCCTACTGAGCTCAGTCTTACTTCTTGGCGCTTGCGAGTCTAATAACAAACCCACAGCTACGACAGACACAGACGATACCATTAATGTTGTTGCAACGATTGCACAGATTGCAGACCCACTTGAGGTTATTGGAGGAGAACATATTTCTGTAAAGGCTCTGATGGGGCCAGGGGTTGATCCCCATTTGTATGAAGCAACTCAAAGTGATATAGGTATGCTCCAAGAAGCAGATCTCATCTTTTATAGCGGATTACACTTAGAAGCGAATATGATGGATGTCTTCTCAAACACGAGTGTTCCTGCACTAGCCGTTGCTGAAGCGATCCCATCTGCTGACCTATTAGAGGACGAGGAAGAAGAAGGGGCTATTGATCCTCACGTCTGGTTTGATCCCGAATTATGGACCATCGCACTTGATGCAGCTGTTGAAGAATTAAAATCTTATGCACCAGAGCACGCTGATGAGTTTGAACAGAACAAAGTGGCCTACTTTGCTGAATTAGAAACTCTTCACCAAGAATCAAAAGACACATTAGCAACCATTCCTGCTGAGCAAAGGGTTTTGGTTACCGCACATGATGCCTTTCAATATTTCGGTAGAGCGAATGATTTAGAGGTTGTTGCGTTGCAAGGATTAAGTACAGAATCTGAAATTGGCTTATCCGATGTCCAATCGACCATTGATATCATTATCGAGAAAGAAGTCCCGGCTGTTTTTATTGAAACAAGTATCAATGACAGCTCGATTCGGTCTGTCATTGACGGAGCTTCAAATGCCGGAGTAGAGGTTGAACTAGGTGGAGAGCTATATTCCGATGCAATGGGAGAAGCAGGTACAGAGACCGGCACGTATATTGGCATGTATCAGCATAATGTATCGACTATTCTAGAAGCTCTATCCGCTGAATAG
- a CDS encoding flavin reductase family protein has translation MRKPTKNPGWHTYPGMVAMVTSTHNNQSNIMAAGWHTYIGQDPGHYGISLRKETHSYKLIKESGVFGVQFLPGNRSNWIQAAGTYSGSTTDKFQALNIPYEQGIKVDVPILLDAYFAYECKVVDITAYGDHEWIVGEVLLTYKDESLFMENGLPNLSKLSIPTYMGRSEYRVIDETTEGQVHRIQQLKEEGPQ, from the coding sequence GTGAGAAAACCAACAAAAAATCCTGGTTGGCATACGTATCCGGGTATGGTTGCAATGGTGACCTCGACGCATAACAATCAGAGCAACATTATGGCAGCAGGCTGGCATACATACATCGGTCAAGATCCAGGACATTATGGAATTTCATTAAGGAAAGAAACACACTCCTATAAGCTTATTAAAGAAAGTGGTGTGTTTGGTGTTCAGTTCCTTCCAGGCAACCGATCCAATTGGATTCAAGCAGCTGGCACATACAGTGGATCTACTACAGATAAGTTTCAAGCACTGAATATTCCATATGAACAAGGAATAAAAGTAGATGTACCGATACTTTTGGATGCCTACTTTGCTTATGAATGCAAGGTTGTAGATATCACGGCTTACGGCGATCATGAATGGATTGTAGGCGAAGTTCTACTCACGTACAAGGATGAGAGTCTGTTCATGGAAAATGGACTTCCTAATCTTTCTAAGTTAAGCATTCCAACGTATATGGGGCGCTCTGAATACCGGGTCATTGATGAAACAACAGAAGGTCAGGTCCACCGTATTCAACAATTAAAAGAGGAGGGACCCCAATGA
- a CDS encoding metallophosphoesterase, with amino-acid sequence MKLVNRILGVVLALLLYGGLNFYIGWHGAVWLKSLGVTGVMGLSIYWTSFAVTVFGYILALVIKGPLGRFLKVIGSFYFAILQYAILFLPILDLGLWIASLAGWSVRSHTTVIGTVVLIVFALLLLWGSRNNWSTVVRQHSLTINKDAGERKKLRILVASDIHLGNIKGNRFLKKLSKISKDVKPDMILIPGDLLDGDIEPFKRNQMNETLKSLQAPLGVYAVLGNHEYYGGAVEEFIQLVEEAGIKMLQDEAIEINESFYVVGRKDKTAEASQYGGRKSVTDLLETLNHKKPILLLDHQPYHLDKAEEAGADLMLSGHTHRGQMAPNHWITSRLFELDYGYKQKGKMHALVSSGYGSWGPPIRIGSRSEVLQIDLTFTGNGEKGN; translated from the coding sequence TTGAAATTAGTAAATAGAATTCTTGGAGTGGTTCTGGCTCTGCTTTTATACGGAGGACTGAATTTTTACATTGGCTGGCATGGAGCAGTATGGTTGAAATCATTAGGAGTAACAGGTGTGATGGGACTAAGCATTTATTGGACGAGTTTCGCAGTGACGGTGTTTGGTTACATTCTCGCACTCGTAATAAAGGGTCCACTTGGTCGCTTTTTAAAAGTGATTGGTTCATTTTATTTTGCGATTCTTCAGTATGCGATTTTATTTCTGCCAATTCTTGATTTGGGGTTATGGATCGCAAGCTTAGCAGGATGGAGTGTTCGCTCACATACTACGGTTATTGGTACAGTTGTTTTAATAGTCTTTGCGCTGCTTTTACTATGGGGATCACGAAATAACTGGAGTACGGTTGTTAGGCAACATTCACTTACAATTAATAAAGATGCCGGTGAGCGAAAGAAGCTCCGCATTTTGGTTGCATCTGATATCCACCTTGGGAATATTAAAGGCAATCGATTTCTAAAAAAGTTAAGCAAAATATCTAAGGATGTAAAACCAGATATGATCTTAATTCCTGGAGATTTATTAGACGGAGACATTGAACCATTTAAACGAAATCAAATGAATGAAACACTAAAATCCTTACAAGCGCCACTCGGTGTGTATGCAGTATTGGGAAATCATGAATATTATGGTGGTGCAGTTGAGGAATTTATTCAGCTTGTTGAAGAAGCTGGAATCAAGATGCTCCAAGATGAAGCAATTGAAATAAATGAATCCTTTTATGTCGTAGGACGTAAAGATAAAACAGCGGAAGCATCTCAGTATGGGGGACGTAAAAGCGTAACGGATCTTCTAGAAACGCTAAATCACAAGAAACCAATTCTGCTTTTGGATCACCAACCGTATCACCTTGATAAAGCGGAAGAGGCAGGCGCTGATTTGATGTTATCTGGTCATACACACCGTGGGCAAATGGCGCCAAATCATTGGATTACTTCCCGTTTGTTTGAGCTTGATTATGGTTATAAACAAAAAGGCAAAATGCATGCCCTTGTTTCCTCTGGTTATGGCTCCTGGGGTCCACCCATTCGCATAGGCAGCCGTTCAGAAGTGTTGCAGATCGATTTGACCTTTACTGGAAATGGAGAAAAGGGCAACTAG
- a CDS encoding UxaA family hydrolase — protein sequence MQKEFTQVHEQDSVLITLKDLAKGTAIAYKDREFELLEDIPSGHKIAVHDLSPGEDIIKYGFPIGHATKEIKRGSWVHTDNVKTNLSGALEYDYQEINETNVDIHASEHTFQGYVRKNGEVGIRNEVWIINTVGCINKVAESLARLANNTNGDREFDGVHHFPHPFGCSQLGDDLENTQKLLARLVEHPNAAGVLVLGLGCENNFIESFKQAMPNFDPERIRFLAAQESEDELEEGLALLDELVDYATSFEQQPVPISKLKVGLKCGGSDGLSGITANPMVGAFSDLLISNGGTTILTEVPEMFGAETILMDRAKDRVVFDQMVDLINDFKEYFIRHEQPVYENPSPGNKQGGITTLEEKSLGCVQKGGFATIVDVLDYGEKVSETGLNLVQGPGNDLVSVTALAAAGAHIVLFTTGRGTPFGGPVPTVKISTNSTLYNKKKNWIDYNAGVLVEGKSMEDTRDEFFHYLLDVASGEKRTNNEKNGFREIAIFKDGVML from the coding sequence ATGCAAAAAGAATTCACACAAGTCCATGAACAGGATTCTGTTTTGATTACTTTAAAGGACCTAGCAAAAGGTACAGCCATTGCATATAAGGATCGTGAATTTGAACTGTTAGAGGATATTCCATCTGGTCACAAGATTGCTGTACATGATCTCTCGCCGGGAGAAGATATTATCAAGTATGGTTTTCCTATTGGACATGCCACTAAGGAGATCAAACGTGGTTCTTGGGTTCACACTGATAACGTCAAGACAAATCTATCAGGAGCGTTAGAGTATGATTATCAGGAAATTAACGAAACAAACGTAGACATTCATGCTTCTGAGCACACCTTCCAAGGATATGTACGGAAAAATGGGGAGGTGGGGATTAGAAACGAGGTTTGGATTATTAATACAGTTGGCTGTATTAATAAGGTAGCTGAAAGCTTAGCAAGGCTCGCGAACAACACAAACGGCGATCGTGAATTTGATGGTGTGCATCATTTTCCGCACCCGTTTGGCTGTTCGCAGTTAGGTGACGACCTGGAAAACACACAAAAACTTTTGGCTAGACTTGTAGAGCACCCAAATGCAGCTGGAGTTCTAGTGCTTGGTTTAGGCTGTGAGAATAATTTTATTGAATCCTTTAAACAAGCGATGCCTAATTTTGATCCAGAGCGTATTCGGTTTTTGGCAGCCCAAGAATCAGAAGATGAGCTGGAAGAGGGATTAGCGTTATTGGATGAACTAGTAGACTATGCAACTAGTTTTGAACAACAGCCGGTTCCTATTTCTAAGCTGAAGGTAGGCTTAAAATGTGGGGGATCAGATGGTTTATCAGGCATAACGGCTAATCCGATGGTTGGGGCATTCTCAGACCTTTTGATTAGTAACGGAGGGACAACGATATTAACAGAGGTTCCTGAGATGTTTGGAGCAGAAACCATCTTAATGGATCGTGCCAAAGATCGTGTGGTTTTTGATCAAATGGTTGATCTGATCAATGATTTCAAAGAGTATTTTATCCGACATGAACAGCCCGTCTATGAGAACCCTTCACCAGGCAACAAGCAGGGTGGAATTACTACCCTAGAAGAAAAATCACTTGGTTGTGTTCAAAAAGGCGGCTTTGCAACAATTGTCGATGTGTTAGATTATGGTGAGAAGGTATCAGAAACAGGATTAAATCTAGTACAAGGACCAGGAAATGATCTTGTTTCGGTTACCGCGTTAGCTGCTGCGGGAGCCCATATTGTGCTCTTCACAACCGGACGAGGGACTCCTTTTGGTGGACCGGTACCGACTGTTAAAATTTCAACGAACTCAACCCTATATAATAAAAAGAAAAACTGGATTGATTACAACGCAGGTGTACTTGTAGAAGGTAAGAGTATGGAAGATACACGAGATGAGTTCTTTCATTATCTGTTAGATGTAGCCTCTGGAGAGAAGCGTACTAATAATGAGAAGAATGGATTTAGAGAGATAGCTATTTTCAAAGATGGTGTCATGTTATAG